gagtaacttgtaaaataagagttacttacaaataaatagaatactaagaaggatatgggatcccattgtctttaaaaacaaaacatgatttaaaataaaagacattacataaatggtgcggaaaatacatgtaaaaagacataaaacagaaactacatcctcgaatcgaataacgctcggccccttgactccattcaccatcgatacacatcctctaagcgtcacgaatcttaccgcctctaaagcttattttcctgcacataaaaaaaaaaggaatgagcctaatgcccagcaaggaaaatctaacacatagtcataaacataactttataagaaacataaagacttaacataatacatataacatacacttattataatggccattattacttggggtcccatagactaaacaagcatatgcccatgggattagtggggtcctactagctaagtaggtcatatgcccataacccatttggggtcttgttagtcgtatgggtcatatgcccaagcctacaaacatacatgcatacatatcataacacatttaacaacataaaacataagataacataagcatataacatattaattctagcctattttccttaccaaagttaccgagatgtgtggactgagttgggactttttgaaacactcctaataaccataatgaacaagagtgagttgaaagaagaaaagagatgaaaaggaaaatgggaagactaaaccatttgagaatcatgcttaccgaaacttatgtgctcaagaacttagattccctaaccaaaatgaagattaaggttagagattgagtagaagactatgagaaagaaaataacataatacagaaatgaactagagttttggttacctcaaagacttgaaagaccaatctactcctcaaccgaaatactatagaacctcacttcccaaagtgtttgataagcttatgatgtttaagcttatgattttcccaaaccaggtgtttacactctcacactcacttaacactagcagcttctgaacttagagcaaaaggtgaataatggctgggtactaggtcctatttatagagtttgggaatgaaagtatcttgattttacttgaataaaaataatggctttttaggtgaaaatcatttgaataatcgttcagcagaggctgaagactcgttcaaaagatgctggacttttgaagaagtttgaatggctgaaaggaaaagaattcaaaagagtttgaattcatgttggaggaggcgatatatcgcctcctgtaggcgatatatcgcctgggccagtatgcccgaggcgaccgtgcatcgtctcgtgttttccgtatctacgtgctgcgatatatcgccccctatagctgcgatatatcggcatacgctgaatatttaaacacgaaattacacatttttagctaagtttgaatggagtaaacagccttgactaagccttcaacgtattcaaagctgctgactgaccctataacattcaaactttactccttattaaatttaatcctaaaaaatacttaatccttaattaccattcataacatgtgcttaaaatcctattggttgatgtctaaaccttataatataataaatataatccttaatatcagtcacattaatcaaaccttaggttatactaaatattcttaaaatataggttaaacttagaaaatctataagtactactatgagtgtccaaataattcccggtctgaaccaaaaatccacagtaacaaagataatactaaacatactataatactactgaaAAATTAGCGAAGTAAAGTGTGACATCTGTGGTGGTTCTCATTCTTTTGACCAGTGTCCTTCTAGTATTAATAATAACATTCCCATGGACCAAGCTCAGGTTCAAGCTgtgggaaattttcagaggccattcaataatccattctccaacacttacaatcctgggtggagaAATCATCCCAATTTTCTCTTGGAGGAACAATCAGGGCCAGCAACCTTAGTTTCAGGGCCAGTTTTAGTAGAATATGCCTCAGCAACCAATGAATCAAGCTCCTCCAGACAGGCCTAATGAATTACAGGCTGCATTATTGACTCTCACCAACACCCAGACTCAGTTCATGACAGAGACTAGATCTTCTATCAGAAATCTTGAAACACAAGTGGGGCAGTTGGCTAATATGCTAAATAATAGACCACAGGGAAACTTGCCTAGCAACACTGAAGTTAACcctaaggagcaagttcaggcaattactctgaggagtgatAAACAAATTGAGCAACCCAGTGTACAACAGTCAACAATTCAGAATAAAGAGTTAGGTGAGAAATCTGATACAATTGGGAAAGGGGTTATTGAAGACCACCAGAGTTCAGAAAAGAGTCCTCCAGTTGTTGTTGACCAGCCAGTTCGTGTTCCATATCCTCAAAGGCTTAGAAAAACTACTCTTGGTAAACAGTTTTCTAAGCTttttgaggtgtttaaaaagttACATATCaacattccttttgctgaggccttggagcaTATGCCCAGTTATGTAAAATTCATGAAAGAAATTCTGTCTAAGAAAAGAAAGATGGAAGATTATGAAACTGTGGCGCTCACTGAAGAATGTAGTGCAATATTGCAGAGGAAGCTgccccaaaagttgagagatccaGAGAGTTTTACTATACCTTGCACAATTGGACAATTTGAATGTAAGCGTGttttatgtgatctgggggcgaGTATTAATCTGATGCTCTTATTGGTCTtcagaagacttggtttgggtgagGCAAGACCAACAACAGTCACTCTACAATTAGCAGATCGATCGGTGAAGCATCCacggggtattattgaagatgttcttgtgaaggtggataagtttatttttcctgCTGACTTTATCGTTCTTGACATGGAGGAGGATATGGATGTACCTATTATTCTCGGTAgaccatttctagccacaggccaagctctcattgatgttcaaaagggagagcttaaactcagagttcaaggagatgaggtggtatTTAATGTCTTCAAGGCAATGAAATATCctgtggctagtgacagttgctatagtgtggatgtgataAAGAAAACAGTCTCGAAAAGAAAGGTGAGTAGTGATGCTTTAGAGGTTGTGTCAACATGTGGTGAggtagatgatgatgatgttgagaTGAGAGAATATGTAGATTGGATTAATTCTTACCAACCATACAGGAAGAAGTTTGAAGAGTTAGCAAAGGGGCCTGAAAGACCATGAacatccattcagcagccaccgcaGTTGGAATTAAAGGCTCTTCCAGATCATTTATGTTATGCATACTTGGGAGAGAAAGAGACTTTACTAGTAATAGTTTCAGCTGACCTCTCCAAAATAGAATTGGAAAAATTGTTGAGGGTTTTACGGgatcataaattggccattgggtggacattggcggatattagaggaataagtccTTCAACAGTAATGCATAAAAttttattggaggagaatagcaagccatctaTAGAGGttcagagaagactcaatccagcaaTGAAGGAGGTTGTACTTGAgcagattcttaaatggttggacgtcggggtgatctacccaatttttgatagcgcatgggtgagcccagtacaagtggtacctaagaagggtggtATGACCGTggtaaaaaaatgaaaacaatgaactcattccaacgaGAATTGTGACGGGGTGGCATATTTGTATTGATTACCGCAAGCTCAACAAGGCTACAAGGaatgatcattttcctttgcctttccttgatcaaatgcttgatagATTAGTAGGCCACAGttactactgtttcttggatgggtattcagggTACCATCTGATTGCTATTGCActagaggatcaagagaaaacaacattCACATGTCCCTATGCACATTTGCTTTAAGGAGCCCACCGACACTTTTCCTTGACTTCTGTCGGTTGGATTATGTAATGCTCCAGCAgcatttcaacggtgcatgagGGCTATCTTTTCAGATATGGTAGAAAGGAgtattgagattttcatggatgatttctctgtctTTGGTTCGTCATTTGACATTTGTTTGGGTAACTTGGAAAATGTGTTGAATCGTTGTGAAAAAGcaaatctggtgttgaattgggagaaatgccattttatggtaaaagAGGGAATTGTTCTGGGACACAAGATTTCTAGAGATGGTATTGAGGTGTATAAAGCAAAAATTGCAACAATTGAGAAATTACCACCTCCGGTGTCGGTGAAAGGTGTGAGAAGTTTCCTTGGCCATGCGGGATTTTATCGACGATTCATCAAATATTTTTTGAAAGTGTTTAAGCCTCTCTCTTCACTGTTAATGAATGGTGTGGTTTTTGATTTCAATTAAGAGTGCCTTCATGCCTTCAAGGTACTAAAGGAGAAACTCATATTTGCACCTATAGTTGTGGCTCCAAACTGGGACTTACCATTCGAATTGATGTGTGACGCTAGTGACTATGTTGTGGGTGCAGTTTTGGGGCAGCGTATTGATAAGGTATTTCGCTCAATTTATTATTCTAGTAGAACTCTCAATGATGCACAGTTTAATTACGCCAcaacagaaaaagagttgctagccatagtctttgcttttgacaagttCAGACCCTATctaattggtaataaggtgattgtgTACTGATCACTCTGCTATCAAATACTTGATGACTAAGAAGGACGCAAACCCTCGCTTAATTAGATGGGTTCTACTgctacaagagtttgatatggagattCGTGATAAAAAGGGTACTAAAAACCTTGTAGCTGATCACTTGTCTAGACTAGAAATAAAAGAGAGTCAGAATGAGAAAGTTGTGCAGATCAATGATTTCTTTCCAGATGAACAGTTGttttgggtaagtgaaaatccTGTTGTGCCTTGGTTTGCGGAAATTGTGAATTTCCTTGTTGCAAAGCTTGTGCCTCCTGAAATGACAAGGCAACAGTTGAAGAAATTTTACTATGAGGTGAAGCATTACTACTGGGAGGAGCCTATTCTCTATAAGCATTGTGTTGATCAAATTATTTGTCATTGTGTACCTGAGGATGAAATGCATtctatgttagagaatatatgttattgcctcaatggaaaaggtaagataatacaactctatgcaaaatattacaaataaataatgattgattaaaaagagtgttacaactctataactgaaaatacaaacaaacaaagaaaggaagaggaagaaagagaagaagagaatggtgaaagatacaactctaaacaaaagattacaagtaaaggaaatgtgtttgaaacaaaagaaaagaagattacaactctaaacaaaagttacaagttaatagaaaatataaataggaagaaaaacaatagagaaaaaatgcaagaacaaaacaatagtaaactctcacttacacaacctaagtgaagagggttggggatcaccaacttgaataaggtttaaaacctttgtccaaaagcttatttccccctaactcaagtgTTTACTGAGATTTttggaaactatattaataaaagttAAGAGAGATTAATGATAAGGGGTTTAGAAaatataaacaagatttttacgtggttggggcattaatgagccttagtccacgagacagttgtattagagcttagaaagtctataacaatggagttttctcttcgTTTTAGCATAGTAACTGTATACACGCCAAAAAGAGTCATCTCCCCCAGTGCTCTGTCACATGTATTTATCAgttcacaggagcactgggcttgggttgggctgacccgggcccaataaatGTATAAATACtactggcttctctatcggaagcctaatacaaaggataaaaacatAAAAGACAAACATTAACCAGAGCCCACTGGGCCAGCCCAAAGCCTATCTATCACCCGACAAattggggcttttggtctgggcatttcgagttacgaggcagattcaaggGACAAGATCGGTTAGAGTAGTGGCGGCACAGGTATGAACCAGCAGCGTTCAATCCCGATGTGGCCTTTTCCGtaggtgaaacgtggggacaactcccacgcttcatgggacggagtcagggtcacggatgctttatcctgccaaccctgaGGACTCGACCTAGGTTCATTTACCGTAAGCCCAGATCATCCACCAGGAGCCCGGATATTTACCAGGCTTCGGGACCGTTTGCATACATCCCGACTGTAACCCCAAATAGTTGTACGTCTCCCGGATGAACGTCCCGGATCATTCTTCCCGGACACCTTCCGGGCTTGGGCCCACACTTGGGCTATCGATGTCAATCATACTTCCTGCCaaacgggcctgggctgggcccaaccTCAAATGCCCAGCCAGTGGGCTTGGATCGCGGTCCcaggcccaaggcaggaaattgGGATAAcatcaagcactaagggatctctcacagatttttggaaatgctttatggaataatcaagcctcaaggtgtattttccagccaagtgctttgtggatggaaaatggtgtgtcttacaagtgagcattaggctcctatttatagagtttgagatacccctttgaatttcaagttccaccaacccccatgactgttaccaatgtttaattggatgtttatggaattaaaatggagatttgtgagttatttgggatgttagaaccgttcaatttggaaaaaactgaaaaaccacataggctgtcagcctcattGGCCACGGCCAGAATCATCAGTGGCCGCacccactggcctctgtcccccaggccgtggccagggaaagacagtggccgcggccacagccttttttcagccaaaaatgtgatttttccaaaacgtctcaaatcatttcccatatgattttgtaacctccaaacacctattgggagttaaaaacatgtctccaacagtcatatatcatcgtgattttgtgaaatccaatctcaaatgtgtaacatataatatacacattactgggtaatatttgggagttacaaatttgtaactgatcttgtaactccaaaatatgtcacatttgggcacacacatgtgtctaattttgtgactctcaataatgtgttacaaggtgtgacaaatcacattttgtcacattatttaatctaatattatattatatgaaataatataacaatcccccactagattaaataataactttttgtaacacttatttaatcaatcaaacattatattaaaatataatattctattCTTGCCCACAACCACAACTTGCAATGTGGTGGACATTTTGGAGCCGCAAGAACAACAACTAAGGTATTGCAgagtggtttttattggccaactttatttaaagatgctaatgttTTTGTGAAGGCTTGTGATCGGTGTCAGCGCACTGGCAATATCTCAGGGAGAAATGAGATGCCTCTCACTGACACATGCAATATTATCCGAGTAACCATCTAGCGATCTTTCAAGATCAACTTTTGGTCACGAGCCAAACTTTTTGAGCTAACTCTCCATCTCAAGCCAAAGAGGTGGAATGGCACCAATATTGATGACATGCActcatttgataatatatatacatgtgtttaATTAAATTATCTCTTCGAACCATATCTTTACAAGCTTACATTTCGAGATGATTTAATCAGTCTCGAAATCCCCCGCGTGCTAATACTAGAACAAATTCATttatcatattaaaaaaaatcttaatttcTAATTTTTAATGAACGAGgtacataattttaatttattttcattgtttttaAATGGAGTGTACAATTCAATATgtgtaattataaataaataaatttattaatttatagatTATCGTATTTTTAGTTTGGGGTGTGGATATAAATtcactttaattaaataattacaaatatgccctcatataattttaaataataaacttTATTTTAAAGTccattcttctaataaatttagTTGAACACTCATAAAATATCAATTCTAAGTAATTAAAATTGTATAAAAAGAGTGTccatttttgtatatataatattatgaGTGTTGATATCTAACACTTTAAGGTGTCTAACATCACATGAGACTACTTATAATTAGTTAGTGATACTTAATACTAATTATTAAACTAAATTGTGTATGTCTAATATTGAATTACAGCAATAACAACATACTACTTTTACGCGAAGTTGAACATCACTTGTATCCATTAGTATTTCTCTAATATTATATAAGAACTCAATAAATAATAAAGTATAAGATGGGGAATaagtttttcctctttttttttaaaatcaaatggtAATTTTGTATTCAAATAAAATTCAGATAAATTgggaaaagaaaatttaaaatttaagatCTATAGAAAGTTAAGAAATGGAAAATTACCAAAAGAACCATCCTAAGATAAAAACTTTAGTGGCACGGATACCCAATGAATTTTACAAAGTTGggaaatttatattttctttaacAATTTAGCCATTtgaatttaatttaattgaattaataATTAACAACAAATTATATAATTTTGGTAATTATAGACAGATTTTTGATTGGTCACAATATAAAAATTTCATGACAAACGTTGATAGAAGCATGGACAAAGGCAGGCAGCCTTCAACAGTAGGAGGGTCAAAgtgtaattttatttaaaaaaatagccaaatgtaatttttttaagaaaattaaaaaaaattaaaaaatacaatgaatttttatttttttagcccTCTGAGTCCGTCCCTAGATAGAAGTAGCACTTTTAAACAATTGTAATAGtgatttacaaaatatatatgcaatatatattttcttagGGAGATAAGATAGGTTGGGCAtcacttttgctaatttttttatttgaagaaattataatttttttttgtatgacaTCGTACATGATAGTTATAATAATCATCCCAccaattttcaggaaattccaaataatttacagtaccaaaaTCATAGTTAAAATAGTATATTTTCTACGCGTATAAAAAAGTTTAGGCATGCGTGTAACTGattgtttgaactctgatttcgacaccgtaaattattcgaaattctCTAAAAAATTAGCAGTATGACTTttatagctataatgtacaccattatacaaataaaattaagttataatttctttaaatacCAAATATAAGAAACGCTCTTCAAGCAAAAGTAATACATTACTTAagaaaattctaatttttttatatatattttagtgaAACAAGAAATTCTTTATTAATCATAATCTCAAGCTACAATAATAGCACTACACACtattttaaagtttaaaaaattGATTGCCgacaaaaaataaaagtgatttTGGAAAACATACTATAAAATTAGATTTTAGAATAGTTGGCTaaaaatattttgatattttaaatgaCATAATGATTTCCAAACATCaattcatataaaatataatgaaaatctttatatttatatttctCTATGCCAGTTTTATAATTTCTCACTCATTTTTGTGATTATACGAGTTAAATTATAAGGTTAAgctataaacttttattaaaaaaaaaatccaagacATTTTGCACCGGTGACACCCAACAAAGTCCAAGGGTTAAATTTTTAatgtatttagttttttttttttcgtatAAATTTGTACTATTatctcctatatatatatatttaatttagtCTTTATAACCATGATTTACATATCtatattttaatgtatttttgCATAGGGTTTGTCCAAAACAaaacattttattgaattttctcctttttaatgccttactcatttatatatttcatttaaaagctaaataaataatgaaaattacaGAATAATCATGCCATTTATTCcactaaaacaataaaaataaataaaaatatgccatttatgtgtatatatttgtaTCCAGTGAGTCAGTAATTTGATTATATGAATATTAATTATCAgctattattattaattttttttagaacatTATTACTGTTATTATTAACATAGTTTTTGAAAGTTGAAACGGTTTCTTTTACGCTATAGAAATAAATCAACGAAcgataagaaaataataaatagtgaaacatgctatttttttttctaaataagaaaaattaagtttttatttgtttaaatttaatttttgattaataaaattaattgtaTTTGGTCCAGACCGTCAACGATCTTACCGACAGTTTTTAAATCACTGTTtcgcttttttttttcaatgctatagatttttctattttcttttttcttttcaattatgttttttttaatttaatataaacatGGCAAAATAAAGCAGCGGGACGAGATAAAATTCGGGGTAGGACGCCACATGATTTGGCACacacatttttattttacttaatttatttgtttttttttaatttgaaaaataattgtTTATAATTGATTTTCTAACAAAATGTGTTTTTTTAAATAGAGAAAGGAGTAGTTAAATTTGCAATTAAAGTCAACTTCTTAGCTTTCTACTTTTAcatttgttttaatattatttgtTTCCGAGAGTTTGCAAGTccaactaaaaatataaaataaagaaaaaatcaaAATCAACATAAAGGCATGATTATCCAAATAAATTAAGTTAATGAATAATTAAtggtaaaaaattatttttatacaCACCTTTGTATGTGCATGCATAATTCAAGTAatcttattaatatatatatttttaaaaaaaatatcactatcaaatcattacaattttttttagccTTTAATGATATTAAAGCAATatcaattttttctttctttctcaaattgcactatattttaataaaaataaaataataacaagaatGGAAATTAATTTTCagattataatttattattattattattttactttgTTTTACTATTCAATACTTTTTTTAGCCATTTGGGTTTCCCCATATCAAAATATGAAGGCGCCCTAATCATGAGCTTTTtggaaataacaataataattataataatattttaaaaaataatcataataaataaaagaGAGAGCAAATTAGAATTCGAACTCCAATTAAGTTAGAGAACGTAAGTTTGGGATTTGAACTTTATTTGTAGTTTAGCTttgattaaataaaagaaaaatgtattattttatataagaaaaataatatatttgaatctaattttttatacgataaattatttataatattttaaaaatttataagatattttaaataattataataaacataatcaaaaaaaaaaattaataaaaaattattcacaacttaaaaaaaaaagctcCACCGATAAAATTCTTTTTGAAGACCTACGGTAAAATCCTCCTATAACTTTAAAAGCAGAGAACTAGTTTGACTGGATTTCTAATTCaaaccaatattttttttaataattatttttattaaattacaaAATCAAAAGTATTCCACAACAACAATCTTATAATTACTGTCCAgccttttttatttataaatataatttatataataCTAAATTTTTAATACAACTACCCAAAAGAAGATTGTATTTCCTATCtccaaaaataccccttaactTTTACCAAAATTTCCTTTTGGTCCTTATTTTAGTACTAATATGTTTACTAAGAAAACaattaaaagaaaattagttTCTTCCTTGTTTATTTTGTAGGTAAACAACAAATTTGATTTCAAATTAAGATAATTATTTTATACTAGCTCATTTTTGGttccatatatatataagaccattgaatgcatataaatatatatattttaattattatatattgggTGTAAGgcaataaaaattaattactaaaaAAACAAAACCGT
The genomic region above belongs to Humulus lupulus chromosome 1, drHumLupu1.1, whole genome shotgun sequence and contains:
- the LOC133832837 gene encoding uncharacterized protein LOC133832837, coding for MPQQPMNQAPPDRPNELQAALLTLTNTQTQFMTETRSSIRNLETQVGQLANMLNNRPQGNLPSNTEVNPKEQVQAITLRSDKQIEQPSVQQSTIQNKELGEKSDTIGKGVIEDHQSSEKSPPVVVDQPVRVPYPQRLRKTTLGKQFSKLFEVFKKLHINIPFAEALEHMPSYVKFMKEILSKKRKMEDYETVALTEECSAILQRKLPQKLRDPESFTIPCTIGQFECKRVLCDLGASINLMLLLVFRRLGLGEARPTTVTLQLADRSVKHPRGIIEDVLKTVSKRKVSSDALEVVSTCGEVDDDDVEMREYVDWINSYQPYRKKFEELAKGPERP